Part of the Betaproteobacteria bacterium genome, GCACGCGCCGTCCCGCTTCCTTCGTGAATTCGATCATTCCCTGCGCATCGTCTTCCGCCAAGGGATCTTCGATGGACACGATGGGATAGCGCACCATCCAACCCAGAAGCATCTCGATCATGCCCTCGCTATCCAGCTCGCGCTTGTCGAGCCCCAAGCGGTAACGCCCGCTCCGGCCGAACTCGGATGCGGCGATGTCGAGCGAGATCGCGACATCCTCGCCGGGTCGGTATCCGGCTTTCTCGATGGATTGCAGCAACGCATCCAAGGCTTGTTCGTTGCTATCGAAGGCAGGCCAGTACCCGCCCTCGTCGGCCACGCCGTAGAGCGTGCCGCGCTCTCGCATGAACTCACCCGCCGCCCGGTAGACCTCGGCGGTCATCGCCAACGCCTCGTCAAAGCTGGTGGCGCCAATGGCCATCACCATCAAGTCCTGAATATCGATGCGCCGGCCCGCATGCGCGCCGCCCCCGAAGATCTGAATCTCCGGCAAGGGAATTCGCACAGGCTTGCCTTGCGCCAAGTAAGCAAACAGCGGTTGGCGCGCCACCGCGGCAGCAGCATGCAATACCGCCATGGATGCGGCGATCATCGCGTTGCCGCCTAGGTGTGTCTTATTCGCGGTGCCGTCAGCAACAAGCAAGGCTTGATCGGCGTCTTTCTGCAACGTGGCATCCATGCCTAGAAGGCATTGCGCGATCACGCCATTCACGTTTGCCACGGCTTGTTGCACACCCAATCCGCCGAGGGCGCGGCCGCCGTCTCGTAGATCCGCGGCTTCGCGCGATCCCCGCGAGGCGCCGGCCGGTGCGATCGCGCGTCCCACGGCACCTCCCGCGAGCCGCACTTCCGCTTCCACGGTGGGACGGCCGCGTGAATCCCACACCCGGCGGCCCTTTACGCTAGTAATGGTTGTCTCGCTCATGGTTCCGAATTCCCTTGGCTCATAGCCTCTCCCCACCGATACCGAACGGAACTCAACTCCCCAACGGGTTCCAATAAAAGGGTTCGGGCAACAGCCCGAACCCTTGCGCGCTGCCAGTCTTGCGTGATGTACTCCACCGGGGATTTGCCATCCACGCGCGCCAAGAAGAGTCCTGGTAGCAATCTAGCCGTGCGTGTCTCGATGCTTTCGCGCGCCTCCCAATCCACGCCTCGTAGATAGGCACCGGCCAAGGCACCGAAACATTTCAGATAGCGCGCAGTCCATTGCGGTTGCCACAGGCACTTGAGCATCATGTGATTCAGACAGAAGGCGAGATCGAAGGCCGGGTCGCCGTAGCAGGCGCACTCTGCATCGAGGAACACCGGTCCTTGCGGACCGCACAAAATATTCTTCGGGCTCACGTCGCCGTGCATCAAGGCAAGTTTAGTGTGCGCGGTTGCCTGCGCAAGCGCGACGAGCTGCGGTGCGCAGTCTGGATGCGCCGCGGCGGTGGCGAGAAGATAGGGTTCCAACCGGATCGGAAAGAAAATGTGATCCGTGGCGAAGCGCTCGCGAATTTCAGCGTGCCGGGCGGTGGCGCTGTGAATACGCGCCATACGCTCCCCAACTTTCTGCGCGAAGGTGGTATCGATCAAGCCTTGCGCCAATTGCTGTTTCCAAATCGGATAGCTTGCCTCGTCTAAATAAGCCATCGCGAGCAGAC contains:
- a CDS encoding phosphopyruvate hydratase, with protein sequence MSETTITSVKGRRVWDSRGRPTVEAEVRLAGGAVGRAIAPAGASRGSREAADLRDGGRALGGLGVQQAVANVNGVIAQCLLGMDATLQKDADQALLVADGTANKTHLGGNAMIAASMAVLHAAAAVARQPLFAYLAQGKPVRIPLPEIQIFGGGAHAGRRIDIQDLMVMAIGATSFDEALAMTAEVYRAAGEFMRERGTLYGVADEGGYWPAFDSNEQALDALLQSIEKAGYRPGEDVAISLDIAASEFGRSGRYRLGLDKRELDSEGMIEMLLGWMVRYPIVSIEDPLAEDDAQGMIEFTKEAGRRVQIIGDDYLVTNAALVKQAAADKACNAVLIKPNQAGTICETLAAMEAARAAGFATIVSARSGETEDVTICHLATGWDAGQIKVGSFARSERMAKWNEMLRIEESLSPGARFAGKHALGGIRW
- a CDS encoding aminoglycoside phosphotransferase family protein, coding for MPDAHAMVESLRRLGLLSSGELPEITPLAGGVSSDIAKVSSGGRVFCVKRALPKLKVQADWRAPVERNHWEAQWMRTVAAIDPSAAPAVLGEDRELGLLAMAYLDEASYPIWKQQLAQGLIDTTFAQKVGERMARIHSATARHAEIRERFATDHIFFPIRLEPYLLATAAAHPDCAPQLVALAQATAHTKLALMHGDVSPKNILCGPQGPVFLDAECACYGDPAFDLAFCLNHMMLKCLWQPQWTARYLKCFGALAGAYLRGVDWEARESIETRTARLLPGLFLARVDGKSPVEYITQDWQRARVRAVARTLLLEPVGELSSVRYRWGEAMSQGNSEP